The Bacteroidales bacterium genome segment AGGAAGATTTATTTCTTTATTAACAGGTTCTTTACAAGATGTAAAAAGAGAAACGAAAATAATAATAGGAATAGCTTTAAATGATTTCATTATTTTATTTTAATTAACATTATTAGTCTGATTAATAGTCGTTAATTGATTTTTATAAAACACATAATCTTAGTTTAAGATTTAGAATAATTATTCCATCGTTTTAAAGTCGGAAAATATTCTTTCATTACCCCTCTTGCTTCTTCAACCGTAAATTCTTTCGGAGAATCCTTATTAAACTCATTCAAATATTGAAGATTAAGTTCAATTACTTCATCCATAGTAAGATCATGGGTAAAATTACCATCTTTGAAGCAATAATGGCAATAATCTTCATTAATACTAAGATCTGCATTAGTGCCGAAATCTTCTTCCGTTTTCATCGGCATTCCACAACTTTGACAAACATGTTCATTCATATAATTATTTTTTTTGTTTATGGCATAATCATTTAATCTTTCACTACTTATCTTCCGTGATAGTTAAAATATATCCGTTATTGTCCATAATTGTAAACTCATCCGCTCCGTAAAAAGTTCTTTGTAATTCGCCAAGAAGATAAACCGAACCTTTTAGTTTTTCATAAAGTGTATGCATAT includes the following:
- a CDS encoding zinc ribbon domain-containing protein produces the protein MNEHVCQSCGMPMKTEEDFGTNADLSINEDYCHYCFKDGNFTHDLTMDEVIELNLQYLNEFNKDSPKEFTVEEARGVMKEYFPTLKRWNNYSKS